One genomic segment of Vibrio nitrifigilis includes these proteins:
- a CDS encoding GntP family permease produces the protein MNLAIIVIALLTLIYLAYRGYSVILIAPLCALGAVLLTSPAAVGPAFFGIFMPKMVGFLSNYFPVFMLGAIFGKLMEVSGFAHTILSYFIRTFGTKYTMLMVIAVSTLLTYGGVTVFIVVFAVYPFAAEAFRSAGIPKRLLPASIALGACTYAIDALPGSPQIQNIIPTTFYGTTVWAAPWMGLIGALMIFGGGFAYLNWRLRCAKRDGEGYGENHINEPDHSSQEKVSLGNPIIALIPLALVFVVNYVLSNSLPDLLPNSYVLQLSDSSSPVTVSLKKLSGIGSVMLALSSAILFTLAVSWSKIIPQLKENTSKAVSGAMLASMNTASEFGFGAVISALPGFAIATGALNSFESPLINTAITVNLLSGLTGSAVAGLSITLATLSDQFIQAAHQYGIPMDVMHRISSMASGGMDTLPHNGAIITLLLVCGLTHRQSYKDIFVITLIKTVTVFAIIGVYTLMNVQ, from the coding sequence ATGAATCTTGCCATTATTGTTATCGCCCTGCTGACTCTTATATATCTTGCATATCGAGGTTACAGCGTTATTCTAATTGCACCACTATGTGCACTTGGTGCGGTGTTACTTACCTCTCCAGCGGCTGTAGGTCCCGCATTCTTTGGCATTTTCATGCCCAAAATGGTGGGATTTCTGAGTAATTATTTTCCAGTATTCATGCTTGGCGCTATCTTTGGCAAGCTAATGGAAGTCTCTGGTTTTGCTCATACTATTTTGAGCTATTTCATTCGCACCTTCGGCACCAAATACACCATGTTGATGGTCATTGCGGTTTCCACACTACTGACTTATGGCGGTGTCACCGTCTTTATCGTTGTATTTGCCGTCTATCCATTTGCGGCAGAAGCCTTTCGCTCTGCGGGCATTCCTAAACGTTTATTACCCGCTTCAATTGCGCTTGGCGCCTGTACCTATGCCATTGATGCACTGCCTGGTTCACCACAAATTCAAAACATTATTCCAACAACATTTTATGGAACCACAGTGTGGGCAGCCCCTTGGATGGGGTTAATAGGTGCATTGATGATTTTTGGTGGCGGTTTTGCCTACTTAAATTGGCGCTTACGCTGCGCAAAACGTGACGGTGAGGGTTATGGCGAAAACCATATCAACGAGCCTGACCATTCTTCTCAAGAAAAAGTGTCCTTAGGAAACCCAATTATTGCATTGATTCCGTTAGCATTAGTATTCGTTGTTAACTATGTACTATCGAATTCATTGCCGGATTTATTGCCTAACTCTTATGTTCTGCAATTATCAGACAGCAGTTCACCAGTAACGGTGTCATTAAAGAAATTAAGTGGTATCGGTTCCGTTATGCTTGCATTGTCAAGTGCCATCCTATTTACATTGGCAGTGAGCTGGTCAAAAATTATTCCGCAGTTAAAGGAAAATACCAGTAAAGCAGTGAGTGGGGCGATGCTTGCTTCAATGAATACTGCATCCGAATTTGGCTTTGGTGCCGTTATTAGCGCGTTACCGGGCTTCGCCATTGCTACTGGAGCCCTGAATTCTTTTGAATCACCGCTGATCAATACTGCGATCACTGTGAATTTATTATCCGGTTTAACAGGGTCTGCTGTAGCCGGTTTGAGCATTACACTGGCGACCTTATCTGACCAATTTATACAAGCTGCGCATCAATATGGCATCCCAATGGACGTAATGCATCGCATCTCATCCATGGCATCTGGTGGTATGGATACCCTGCCACATAACGGCGCAATCATTACGTTACTGTTAGTGTGTGGATTAACACATCGTCAATCTTACAAAGACATCTTTGTTATTACGCTAATCAAGACAGTTACCGTTTTTGCGATCATTGGTGTCTACACACTGATGAACGTTCAATAA
- a CDS encoding DEAD/DEAH box helicase produces MGFSSLGLSAPILQAIQEKGYTTPSPIQAQAIPAVLKGNDVMAAAQTGTGKTAGFTLPILERLSHGPSVRGNQVRALVLTPTRELAAQIQENVFTYSRHLPLSSAVVFGGVKINPQMQRLRKGADVLVATPGRLLDLYNQKALKFDQLEVLVLDEADRMLDMGFIRDIRKILALLPKQRQNLLFSATFSDEIRALAKDLVNDPVEISVTPANSTAKTVEQCVYPADVKKKAPMLLQLIKEGNWHQVLVFTSTKRGANRLAEYLTDKGVSSAAIHGNKSQGARTKALANFKSGEVRVLVATDIAARGIDIPQLPQVVNFDLPKVAEDYVHRIGRTGRAGESGKAISFVSAIDADLLFAIERLIKKLLPRMELKGHKPTNPVPEKALDTRPIKPRKPKKPKKPKAKPQEGQSGEANTQGQVKKKRRPNNGKPTAAGKSGQGRPANKSGQRSGDNKATGGNKPAGQKRRRAPRKPQAEK; encoded by the coding sequence ATGGGTTTTTCCTCGTTAGGGCTATCTGCTCCAATTCTTCAAGCCATCCAAGAGAAAGGCTATACCACGCCTTCTCCTATCCAAGCGCAAGCGATTCCTGCTGTATTAAAAGGCAATGATGTGATGGCAGCAGCGCAGACCGGGACAGGGAAAACAGCGGGCTTTACCTTACCGATACTTGAGCGTTTATCACATGGCCCAAGTGTTCGTGGTAATCAGGTCCGTGCATTGGTCTTAACCCCAACCAGAGAATTAGCCGCGCAAATTCAAGAAAACGTATTTACTTATAGTCGTCATTTGCCTTTGAGCAGTGCGGTGGTGTTTGGTGGCGTGAAAATTAACCCACAGATGCAGCGTTTACGTAAAGGGGCGGATGTATTAGTGGCAACGCCTGGTCGCTTACTAGACCTGTATAATCAAAAAGCACTCAAGTTCGATCAATTAGAAGTGTTAGTGCTGGATGAAGCCGATCGTATGCTAGACATGGGCTTTATTCGTGATATTCGTAAAATTTTGGCGTTATTACCTAAACAGCGTCAGAACTTGCTTTTCTCAGCCACTTTTTCTGATGAGATTCGTGCACTAGCAAAAGATTTGGTCAACGATCCAGTCGAGATCTCTGTTACGCCAGCAAACTCAACAGCAAAAACCGTAGAGCAGTGTGTATACCCTGCTGATGTTAAGAAAAAAGCCCCAATGCTGCTGCAACTGATCAAAGAAGGGAACTGGCACCAAGTTTTAGTATTTACCAGCACTAAGCGCGGCGCGAACCGTTTGGCTGAATACTTAACGGATAAAGGGGTCTCTTCCGCGGCGATTCATGGTAATAAGAGTCAAGGTGCTCGTACTAAAGCCCTGGCGAACTTTAAATCTGGTGAAGTCCGCGTGTTGGTTGCCACTGATATTGCAGCGCGTGGTATTGATATTCCTCAATTACCTCAAGTGGTTAACTTTGATCTACCAAAAGTAGCGGAAGATTATGTACACCGCATTGGCCGAACTGGACGCGCTGGTGAAAGCGGCAAAGCGATTTCATTTGTGAGTGCCATTGATGCGGATTTATTATTTGCGATTGAACGTTTGATCAAAAAGTTGCTGCCACGTATGGAACTGAAAGGTCACAAACCCACTAATCCCGTGCCGGAAAAAGCATTAGATACTCGACCAATCAAACCGAGAAAGCCTAAGAAACCGAAAAAACCAAAGGCGAAGCCGCAAGAAGGTCAGTCTGGTGAGGCTAACACGCAGGGGCAGGTGAAGAAAAAACGTCGTCCAAACAATGGAAAACCAACGGCTGCAGGCAAATCTGGCCAAGGTCGTCCTGCCAATAAATCGGGTCAACGTTCTGGTGATAACAAAGCCACTGGTGGCAACAAACCAGCAGGGCAGAAACGTCGCCGCGCACCACGTAAGCCACAGGCAGAAAAATAA
- a CDS encoding FecCD family ABC transporter permease, with translation MNNSSTTDSLSVHTSFRSIGAMTFLIGLTFVAIIISFVVGRFTIPLSDFWDALTGHGLGALVLLKVRLPRIAAGMAIGASLAVSGATYQGIFRNPMVSPAILGASSGAGLGAAIAILCSMSFFMVQAMAFTFGVAAVLITYFVGNAVGRNNDSLLSLVLTGIVISALASAIISLTKYLGDPEEKLPEITFWLMGSLSSATVSNMLWMIAPLVVGLVPIIMLRWQLNLLSLGDEEASALGINVSKVRVILILAATLLTAVSVAVSGVIGWIGLLIPHLVRMLVGPNHRVLIPASIFLGGSYLMLVDDLARSLLPMEIPIGILTSLIGAPFFLYLMARRKGL, from the coding sequence ATGAACAACTCCTCAACAACAGATTCTTTGTCTGTTCATACTTCTTTTCGCTCTATTGGTGCGATGACATTTTTAATTGGTTTGACCTTTGTTGCCATTATCATTTCCTTTGTGGTTGGTCGATTCACGATTCCTCTCTCTGATTTTTGGGACGCATTAACTGGCCACGGTTTAGGCGCTTTGGTGCTACTTAAAGTGCGTTTACCGCGTATTGCTGCGGGGATGGCAATTGGTGCGTCGCTAGCGGTATCAGGCGCTACATACCAAGGCATATTTCGTAATCCAATGGTATCTCCTGCCATATTGGGCGCATCCTCTGGAGCAGGTTTGGGCGCTGCGATTGCAATTTTATGTTCCATGAGCTTTTTTATGGTGCAGGCCATGGCGTTTACGTTTGGAGTTGCGGCAGTACTGATTACCTATTTTGTCGGTAATGCGGTAGGACGAAATAACGACTCACTGCTCAGTTTAGTGTTAACCGGTATTGTGATTTCTGCACTCGCTTCCGCAATCATCTCGTTAACCAAATACCTTGGCGACCCAGAAGAAAAGCTTCCAGAAATCACCTTTTGGTTAATGGGGAGCCTTTCATCGGCGACGGTGTCCAATATGCTTTGGATGATTGCACCGTTAGTGGTGGGACTTGTACCGATTATTATGTTGCGCTGGCAACTTAACCTTTTATCTCTAGGAGATGAAGAGGCGTCGGCGTTAGGGATTAATGTCAGTAAAGTGCGCGTTATTTTGATACTGGCTGCGACCTTGCTTACGGCGGTATCGGTGGCGGTGAGTGGTGTGATTGGCTGGATTGGCTTATTGATTCCTCATTTAGTTCGTATGTTAGTGGGGCCAAATCACCGCGTCTTGATTCCAGCCAGTATCTTTTTGGGTGGTTCTTATCTCATGCTAGTGGATGATTTGGCTCGTTCCCTGTTACCCATGGAAATCCCAATCGGGATTCTAACGTCATTGATCGGCGCTCCTTTCTTTCTCTATTTGATGGCACGTCGCAAAGGATTATAA
- a CDS encoding ABC transporter ATP-binding protein translates to MMKLSVHDLQCGYGQTVIAENISFSVTSGEVLCILGPNGVGKSTLFKSMLNLIPKLGGEIRINDDNIESWSRKQLATVLGYVPQASATPFPFTVREMVAMGRTAHLGAFAFPSKHDWQLVDDAMHKLGISRLAERRFPELSGGEKQMVLIARAIAQAPALLAMDEPTASLDFGNQVAVLRQVRQLASEGFGIIMITHSPEQAFLCASKVLLFRRDKPCLFGSVAEIVTEANLRDAYGVDVQINQIGERNGHPVHSCTPVV, encoded by the coding sequence ATGATGAAATTGTCGGTGCATGATCTGCAATGTGGGTATGGCCAAACAGTAATTGCTGAAAATATTTCGTTCTCCGTCACCAGTGGTGAAGTGCTGTGTATTCTTGGTCCTAATGGGGTCGGGAAGTCGACGCTGTTTAAATCGATGTTAAATTTAATCCCTAAGCTCGGGGGCGAGATTCGCATTAATGATGACAACATTGAGAGTTGGTCACGTAAACAGCTAGCGACAGTGTTGGGGTACGTGCCTCAAGCCAGTGCCACGCCGTTTCCATTTACGGTGCGAGAAATGGTAGCAATGGGGCGCACAGCCCACTTAGGTGCGTTTGCATTTCCGAGTAAACATGATTGGCAGTTGGTCGATGATGCCATGCATAAACTCGGTATTAGCCGTTTGGCTGAGCGACGTTTTCCAGAACTGTCCGGTGGTGAAAAACAGATGGTGTTGATTGCGCGGGCCATTGCTCAAGCACCAGCGCTGCTTGCTATGGATGAACCGACTGCTAGCTTAGATTTTGGTAATCAAGTCGCTGTGTTGCGCCAAGTTCGCCAGCTTGCGAGTGAAGGGTTTGGCATCATTATGATCACGCATTCTCCAGAGCAAGCCTTTTTGTGTGCGTCAAAAGTATTGTTGTTCAGGCGAGATAAACCTTGTCTCTTTGGTTCCGTGGCTGAGATTGTCACCGAAGCCAATCTACGTGATGCCTATGGTGTCGATGTTCAAATTAACCAAATTGGTGAGAGAAACGGGCACCCCGTGCATTCGTGCACGCCAGTGGTATAA
- a CDS encoding ABC transporter substrate-binding protein produces MSAKKVSFRQHGMLRTKALAAVACLSCLSVGMPAMAAIQQTVTDASSTAVAVPAPSQIHAIGDAWPAHLEVLSMLGAGAKVVSYVNVDTPEKRPWLAVVNPQMKQASPAFTKTDVNVEEMLKDKPDVVFSIVTPRMRTKLQELNIPNVQLTFTNFKELEKTFDLTAKILGPDAQKRADDFNAYLEEKLQQVRSYTSTLPESKKPRVLHVVHFNPLTIDGGHSLIDAWIKAAGGVNVAEDVHGSLKVTSKEQMLAWNPDVIIFGGSAMPDPATRASELKALESDPMWASVNAVKHHQVYINPNGAFLWDRYGAETALQVQWAAKTLHPEHFKNLDMAKETKSFYHRFLNYDLTDKQVNEILQDLPPKTL; encoded by the coding sequence ATGTCTGCAAAGAAAGTGTCATTTCGTCAGCATGGAATGCTGAGAACAAAAGCGTTGGCAGCAGTGGCGTGTTTGTCCTGTTTATCTGTTGGTATGCCTGCAATGGCAGCGATTCAGCAAACGGTAACGGATGCCAGTAGTACTGCAGTAGCCGTCCCAGCACCTTCGCAGATTCATGCTATTGGTGATGCGTGGCCTGCGCATTTAGAAGTGTTATCTATGCTCGGAGCTGGAGCTAAAGTGGTGTCCTACGTGAACGTCGATACTCCAGAAAAACGTCCTTGGCTAGCGGTGGTGAACCCGCAAATGAAACAGGCATCTCCCGCGTTTACTAAAACAGACGTGAACGTAGAAGAAATGCTGAAAGATAAACCTGATGTGGTTTTCTCTATTGTTACCCCGCGTATGCGTACTAAATTGCAAGAATTGAATATCCCTAATGTTCAACTGACGTTTACTAACTTTAAAGAGTTGGAAAAAACCTTTGATTTAACCGCGAAGATCCTTGGTCCTGATGCGCAAAAACGCGCCGACGATTTTAACGCTTATCTAGAAGAGAAATTGCAACAGGTTCGCTCTTATACGTCCACTTTGCCTGAAAGTAAAAAGCCACGCGTATTGCATGTAGTGCACTTTAATCCGTTGACTATCGATGGCGGTCATTCGTTGATTGATGCTTGGATTAAAGCCGCTGGTGGCGTTAATGTTGCAGAAGATGTGCATGGCAGTTTAAAAGTGACGTCTAAAGAGCAGATGTTGGCGTGGAATCCTGATGTGATTATTTTTGGTGGCAGCGCAATGCCTGACCCAGCCACTCGCGCTAGTGAATTAAAAGCATTAGAAAGCGATCCGATGTGGGCAAGTGTTAATGCGGTGAAACATCACCAAGTGTATATCAATCCCAATGGCGCTTTTTTATGGGATCGTTACGGCGCAGAAACCGCATTACAAGTTCAGTGGGCGGCGAAAACGCTCCATCCTGAACATTTCAAAAATCTAGATATGGCAAAAGAAACAAAATCTTTCTACCACCGTTTTTTGAATTATGACCTAACAGATAAACAAGTGAATGAAATACTTCAGGATCTCCCACCCAAAACATTGTAA
- a CDS encoding prephenate dehydratase domain-containing protein has product MRSKALQRIVMSAALMASSVLAAPTWASSDIYVQASKGSFNNEAIAKLFAQRPALKHDTIYAGTPLNVMKSASEHDAYAFSAVENTTIKGQLVQATVTAFEHYKPTALQAYVTMPIEMCVLMNKKDVAANTPISLIASHPAALKQIDRWKHSIKGLKEQAIPAGTAESARRVAQGELPSGTAAIGSCALASLYTNLSIVDKGVQDNQNNATAFIMMKVTKRDHAISEQAARKALFAAIKQAKQVDKLTLTK; this is encoded by the coding sequence ATGAGAAGTAAAGCACTTCAACGTATCGTTATGTCTGCAGCTTTAATGGCGAGTTCTGTATTGGCGGCACCTACTTGGGCCAGTAGCGACATTTATGTTCAAGCATCTAAAGGGAGCTTCAATAATGAAGCAATAGCGAAACTGTTTGCCCAAAGACCGGCGCTTAAACACGACACCATTTATGCAGGAACACCTTTAAATGTTATGAAATCTGCCAGCGAGCATGATGCCTATGCGTTCAGTGCCGTGGAAAATACCACCATCAAAGGCCAACTGGTTCAGGCAACAGTCACCGCATTTGAGCACTATAAACCCACTGCGCTGCAAGCTTATGTGACGATGCCAATTGAAATGTGTGTGCTGATGAATAAAAAGGATGTTGCGGCTAACACACCAATCAGCTTGATTGCTTCTCACCCAGCAGCGCTTAAGCAAATTGACCGCTGGAAACACAGCATTAAAGGATTAAAAGAGCAGGCGATTCCGGCGGGTACTGCCGAATCTGCACGTCGAGTCGCACAAGGTGAGTTACCCTCTGGCACTGCCGCTATCGGCTCATGTGCATTAGCTTCTCTTTACACCAACTTATCGATTGTTGATAAAGGTGTGCAGGATAACCAAAATAACGCGACTGCTTTTATTATGATGAAAGTGACTAAACGCGATCACGCCATTAGCGAGCAAGCTGCCCGCAAAGCGTTATTTGCCGCTATCAAACAGGCTAAGCAAGTTGATAAATTAACGCTGACAAAGTAG